A genomic segment from Gracilimonas sediminicola encodes:
- a CDS encoding response regulator codes for MNIMIVDDHADMRRMLRNLVCVFKGASTRVTECETGEQAVAQYELLKPDCVLMDIELGTMSGFEATKKINQLDSAANVVIVTSHDNHIFRTKSEELKVKGYVTKDKLFDLALILHTINS; via the coding sequence ATGAACATAATGATTGTGGACGACCATGCGGATATGCGTCGCATGCTAAGGAATTTAGTTTGTGTTTTTAAAGGCGCATCTACACGGGTCACAGAATGTGAAACCGGGGAACAGGCGGTAGCTCAATATGAGCTCCTGAAACCCGATTGTGTACTTATGGATATCGAGCTGGGCACTATGTCCGGTTTTGAAGCCACAAAGAAAATAAACCAGCTGGATTCCGCCGCAAACGTGGTGATTGTGACCAGTCACGACAATCACATATTCAGAACCAAATCAGAAGAACTCAAGGTCAAAGGCTATGTCACTAAAGATAAGCTGTTTGACCTTGCACTCATTTTACACACCATCAACTCCTAA